The following proteins are encoded in a genomic region of Cryptomeria japonica chromosome 11, Sugi_1.0, whole genome shotgun sequence:
- the LOC131860328 gene encoding ATP synthase subunit beta, chloroplastic-like, whose protein sequence is MRTNPFILGVSALVEKKAGRIDQIIGPVLDVSFPPGNMPRIYNSLIVKDNDTTGQPISVTCEVQQLLGNNKVRAVAMSATDGLMRGMKVIDTGGPLTVPVGETTLGRIFNVLGEPVDDLGPVDALTRSPIHRSAPAFTQLDTRFSIFETGIKVVDLLAPYRRGGKIGLFGGAGVGKTVLIMELINNIAKAHGGVSVFGGVGERTREGNDLYKEMKESGVINEQNISESKVALVYGQMNEPPGARMRVGLTALTMAEYFRDVNKQDVLLFIDNIFRFVQAGSEVSALLGRMPSAVGYQPTLSTEMGSLQERITSTKEGSITSIQAVYVPADDLTDPAPATTFAHLDATTVLSRGLAAKGIYPAVDPLDSTSTMLQPSIVGEEHYETAQGVKQTLQRYKELQDIQMIQI, encoded by the coding sequence atgagaACCAATCCTTTTATTCTTGGGGTTTCCGCACTTGTAGAAAAGAAGGCAGGACGTATTGATCAGATAATCGGCCCAGTACTCGACGTATCTTTCCCTCCAGGTAATATGCCTAGAATTTACAATTCCTTGATAGTTAAGGATAACGATACAACTGGTCAGCCAATAAGTGTGACTTGTGAGGTACAACAATTATTAGGAAATAATAAGGTTAGAGCTGTAGCTATGAGTGCTACAGACGGTTTGATGAGAGGAATGAAAGTAATTGATACAGGAGGTCCACTTACTGTTCCAGTTGGTGAAACTACTCTTGGAAGAATTTTTAATGTTCTTGGGGAACCTGTTGATGACTTAGGTCCTGTAGATGCTCTCACAAGATCTCCTATTCATAGATCTGCTCCCGCCTTTACACAATTGGATACCAGATTTTCAATCTTTGAAACAGGCATTAAAGTAGTGGATCTTTTAGCTCCTTACCGCCGTGGGGGAAAAATTGGATTATTTGGGGGAGCTGGAGTGGGTAAAACAGTGTTAATTATGGAATTAATCAACAACATTGCTAAGGCTCATGGAGGTGTTTCGGTATTTGGCGGAGTAGGAGAACGTACCCGTGAAGGGAATGATCTTTACAAGGAAATGAAAGAATCGGGAGTCATTAATGAACAAAATATATCAGAATCAAAAGTAGCTTTGGTCTATGGTCAGATGAATGAACCACCAGGAGCTCGTATGAGAGTAGGTTTAACTGCTTTAACTATGGCTGAATATTTCCGAGACGTAAATAAACAAGATGTACTCCTATTTATTGACAATATCTTCCGCTTTGTCCAAGCAGGATCAGAGGTATCCGCATTATTAGGCAGAATGCCTTCCGCAGTGGGTTATCAGCCAACTCTTAGTACGGAAATGGGTTCTTTACAAGAAAGAATAACTTCTACCAAAGAAGGATCTATAACCTCCATTCAAGCAGTTTATGTACCTGCAGATGACTTGACTGATCCCGCTCCTGCTACAACATTTGCACATTTAGATGCTACTACTGTACTATCGAGAGGATTAGCTGCCAAGGGGATCTATCCAGCAGTAGATCCGTTAGATTCCACGTCAACTATGCTCCAACCTTCGATCGTAGGCGAAGAACATTATGAAACTGCGCAAGGAGTTAAACAAACTTTGCAACGTTataaggaacttcaagatatacaAATGATTCAAATCTAG
- the LOC131035776 gene encoding light-independent protochlorophyllide reductase subunit B-like yields MKSKKEYRIIRNNILSTGKETVVFGDTTHAASITKILVREMGIRVSCAGTYCKHDAEWFKEQIQGFCDEILITDDHAEVGDMIAHMEPSAIFGTQMERHIGKRLDIPCGVISAPVHIQNFPLGYRPFLGYEGTNQIADLVYNSFALGMEDHLLDIFGGHDTKEIISKSLSTDIGLIWNPESRLELSKIPRFAREKVERNTEKFARQKGIETITVEVMYAAKEALNT; encoded by the coding sequence ATGAAAAGCAAAAAAGAATATAGAATTATAAGAAATAATATTCTTTCGACGGGCAAAGAAACAGTTGTTTTTGGTGATACAACGCACGCTGCTTCAATCACTAAGATACTTGTTCGAGAAATGGGGATTCGTGTGAGTTGTGCAGGTACTTATTGCAAACATGATGCGGAATGGTTCAAAGAGCAAATTCAAGGTTTCTGCGATGAAATACTGATCACAGATGATCATGCTGAGGTAGGAGATATGATCGCTCACATGGAAccatctgcaatatttggtacTCAAATGGAACGTCATATTGGTAAACGTCTTGATATTCCTTGTGGAGTTATTTCTGCACCAGTTCATATACAAAACTTTCCCTTGGGATACCGACCCTTTCTAGGTTACGAAGGTACTAATCAAATAGCTGATCTAGTTTATAACTCATTTGCTCTGGGTATGGAGGACCatcttctagatatttttggtgGTCATGATACTAAAGAAATAATATCCAAATCATTGTCTACGGATATAGGCCTAATTTGGAATCCTGAAAGTCGACTAGAATTAAGTAAAATTCCTCGTTTTGCCAGAGAAAAGGTAGAAAGAAATACTGAGAAATTTGCACGACAAAAGGGGATTGAAACCATTACTGTCGAAGTAATGTACGCAGCTAAAGAAGCGTTGAATACCTAG